In the genome of Petrotoga sp. 9PWA.NaAc.5.4, one region contains:
- a CDS encoding DUF370 domain-containing protein, with translation MFVPVGKGVFIPAERIHSILPENFIQFRKIKKIYQGIDIITQAEEEESGEIFIKGSTSLIDATYGKGVKTVIYMDSGQIILTPLATDKVLEKVRKGRR, from the coding sequence ATGTTTGTTCCAGTAGGAAAAGGTGTATTTATCCCTGCAGAAAGGATCCATTCGATATTACCAGAAAATTTTATACAATTTAGAAAGATAAAAAAGATATATCAGGGTATAGATATTATTACTCAAGCCGAAGAGGAAGAAAGCGGTGAGATTTTTATAAAAGGTTCTACAAGTTTGATTGATGCAACTTATGGCAAGGGAGTAAAAACTGTTATATATATGGATAGTGGGCAAATAATCTTAACACCGCTTGCGACAGACAAAGTTTTAGAAAAAGTGAGAAAAGGAAGGCGATAA
- the glpK gene encoding glycerol kinase GlpK, with translation MKNYILAIDQGTTSSRAIIFDHEGNIINASQREFSQLYPKPGWVEHNPDEIWGTTIGVIANVLGVSNIRPEQISAIGITNQRETTIIWDAKTGNPVYNAIVWQDRRTSSICDDLRKKGFENLIKDKTGLQIDAYFSATKIEWILENVEGVRQKAFNGELRFGTVDSWLIWKLTQGKIHVTDYSNASRTMLYNIFDLKWDEELLEILNIPPSLLPAVKESSEIYGYTDPGIFGASVPISGIAGDQQAATFGQLCFEKGMVKNTYGTGCFMLLNTKDVPVKSKKGLLTTIAWGLDGKIEYALEGSVFVAGAAIQWLRDQLRLIDSAIDSEYYASKVEDNAGVYFVPAFTGLGAPYWDMYARGGILGLTRGTKKEHIIRATLESIAYSTRDVLEAMEDDSGFSLKKLRVDGGAVVNNFLMQFQADILGIEVERPAIPETTALGAAFLAGLSVGYWKNKDELKHVWKCEKTFVPNMSQEERTRLYNGWKKAIERVRKWEEEV, from the coding sequence TTGAAAAACTATATTCTTGCAATAGACCAAGGAACAACAAGTTCAAGAGCGATAATTTTCGATCATGAAGGTAACATAATAAACGCATCACAGAGAGAGTTTTCACAGCTTTATCCAAAACCCGGCTGGGTTGAACATAATCCAGACGAAATATGGGGAACAACAATAGGAGTAATTGCAAATGTTTTAGGAGTTTCTAATATTAGACCAGAACAGATTTCGGCTATAGGTATAACTAATCAAAGAGAAACAACAATTATATGGGATGCAAAAACTGGTAATCCTGTTTATAATGCCATAGTTTGGCAAGATAGAAGAACTTCTTCAATATGTGATGACTTGAGAAAAAAAGGGTTTGAAAATTTAATAAAAGATAAAACTGGATTACAGATAGATGCTTATTTTTCAGCAACAAAAATAGAATGGATCTTAGAGAATGTAGAAGGTGTTAGACAAAAAGCTTTTAATGGAGAATTAAGGTTTGGTACCGTTGATTCTTGGTTGATATGGAAATTAACTCAGGGAAAAATACATGTGACAGATTATTCTAATGCTTCTAGAACTATGTTGTACAACATATTTGACTTAAAATGGGACGAGGAACTTTTAGAAATATTAAATATTCCACCATCGTTGTTACCTGCCGTTAAAGAATCAAGCGAAATATATGGTTATACAGATCCAGGAATTTTTGGTGCAAGCGTTCCTATTTCAGGAATTGCTGGTGATCAGCAGGCTGCTACATTTGGACAATTATGTTTTGAAAAAGGAATGGTAAAGAATACTTATGGCACAGGCTGTTTTATGCTCTTAAATACAAAGGACGTACCAGTGAAATCTAAAAAAGGTTTGCTAACAACTATTGCCTGGGGATTAGATGGGAAAATAGAATATGCGCTTGAAGGTTCGGTATTTGTTGCTGGGGCTGCTATCCAATGGCTTCGTGACCAATTGCGATTAATTGATTCGGCTATTGATTCTGAATATTATGCTAGTAAAGTAGAAGACAACGCTGGTGTGTATTTTGTTCCTGCCTTCACAGGTTTAGGAGCCCCTTATTGGGACATGTATGCCCGGGGAGGAATATTAGGTTTAACAAGAGGAACCAAAAAAGAACATATAATTAGAGCTACTTTAGAATCAATTGCTTATAGCACAAGAGATGTTTTAGAAGCTATGGAAGATGATTCTGGATTCTCATTAAAAAAATTGAGGGTTGATGGTGGGGCTGTTGTAAATAATTTTCTTATGCAATTTCAAGCTGATATATTAGGGATAGAAGTTGAAAGACCCGCAATTCCTGAGACTACAGCTTTAGGAGCTGCTTTTTTAGCTGGTTTATCAGTTGGTTATTGGAAGAACAAAGACGAATTAAAACATGTTTGGAAATGTGAAAAAACTTTCGTTCCAAATATGAGCCAAGAAGAAAGGACAAGATTGTACAATGGATGGAAAAAAGCTATAGAAAGAGTAAGAAAATGGGAAGAAGAAGTATAA
- a CDS encoding inorganic phosphate transporter: MNEVSFLYLIPALLLGWALGSNNSPSILGPPVLSGLISYRKALVASSIFVVLGSIIGGNKGFNTLSNLVKLDLISLSLSMICAFLTIIIMSNLALPASATQAVVGSLVGMSILKGEINLNILKDIFISWLLTPFGALIIAVVCYRILALVFKNLINVIYQDVFIKILSWVVIIYSSYSLGANNVANVTGVYVNILYSPFILALIGGVSIGVGILMTNRKVLNTVGKDIVELDHFSSLISILATAITLWFYSLIGIPVSIAQAIIGAIIGVGLATGTRTFNNKTILKVVIGWIGTPSIAAIISIAMVKIFETII; encoded by the coding sequence ATGAATGAAGTAAGCTTTTTATATTTAATTCCCGCATTACTTTTGGGATGGGCTCTCGGTTCAAACAATTCACCGAGCATATTAGGACCACCTGTTCTTTCGGGATTGATTTCTTATAGAAAAGCACTAGTAGCTTCAAGTATTTTTGTTGTTTTAGGTTCTATTATTGGAGGAAATAAAGGGTTTAATACTTTATCTAATTTAGTTAAGTTAGATTTAATTTCACTTTCTTTATCTATGATATGTGCTTTTTTAACCATTATAATAATGAGTAATTTAGCTCTTCCTGCTTCAGCGACGCAAGCAGTAGTTGGGTCTTTAGTTGGAATGAGTATTTTAAAAGGAGAAATTAACCTTAACATACTAAAAGATATTTTCATTTCTTGGCTTTTAACTCCATTTGGAGCCTTAATAATTGCTGTCGTTTGTTATAGGATTTTAGCGTTAGTTTTTAAGAATCTTATAAACGTTATATATCAGGATGTATTCATTAAAATATTAAGTTGGGTTGTTATAATTTATAGTTCTTATTCCTTAGGTGCAAATAATGTTGCTAACGTTACAGGAGTGTACGTAAACATTTTATACTCACCGTTTATTTTAGCTTTGATAGGCGGAGTTTCAATAGGTGTTGGTATTTTAATGACAAACCGCAAAGTATTAAACACCGTTGGCAAAGATATTGTAGAACTAGATCATTTTTCATCTCTAATTTCGATTTTAGCTACGGCAATTACATTATGGTTTTATTCTTTGATAGGTATACCTGTTAGCATTGCACAAGCAATTATAGGAGCCATAATCGGTGTTGGATTAGCAACAGGAACACGGACTTTCAACAATAAAACTATATTAAAAGTAGTAATTGGTTGGATTGGAACCCCGTCGATAGCTGCGATTATATCTATAGCGATGGTAAAAATATTTGAAACAATAATTTAG